A single window of Nicotiana sylvestris chromosome 5, ASM39365v2, whole genome shotgun sequence DNA harbors:
- the LOC138868572 gene encoding uncharacterized protein, translated as MANPSENPSSPPKEIVPTPSITPSTTPISKKGRVKMMARKVVAGGEQIKKINEKLKASREEEPQKSDESFKSATEREETFSFETEKVTYVPKVTPEIISEVSTNLENRFVLVGTVARVETTKSGKIGGAIVVWSEESAGEEDSVREIEGSGSGEAAERKKSLGVKVPGTARENKKRKSDSSITVETPLTRERATRTQKKQSEAELETALEESKKKVASKEKKKVVDPVKVVEIDEINLVLRDEEETEEMEVVTLKAKKDKTYIKKPVSKTRSYLLWLKKVCIETKKSENSGGRRMEWKRRRRIRC; from the exons ATGGCAAACCCCTCTGAGAATCCCTCATCACCACCCAAGGAAATAGTACCCACACCGTCTATTACACCTTCAACCACACCCATCTCTAAGAAAGGAAGGGTGAAGATGATGGCTCGCAAGGTTGTTGCTGGTGGAGAACAaatcaagaaaataaatgaaaaattgAAAGCGAGTCGGGAAGAAGAACCCCAGAAATCTGATGAATCATTCAAGTCTGCTACTGAGAGAGAAGAAACTTTTTCTTTTGAGACAGAAAAGGTAACATATGTCCCTAAAGTTACTCCTGAAATCATCTCTGAGGTTTCTACAAATCTGGAAAATAGGTTTGTTCTAGTAGGAACTGTGGCTAGGGTTGAAACAACTAAATCTGGGAAAATTggtg GTGCTATAGTAGTGTGGAGTGAGGAATCTGCTGGAGAAGAAGACAGTGTGAGAGAAATAGAGGGAAGTGGGTCTGGAGAAGCTGCTGAAAG GAAAAAGAGTTTAGGAGTCAAAGTCCCTGGTACTGCTAgggaaaataagaaaagaaagtcTGATTCATCTATCACTGTAGAGACTCCTCTTACAAGAGAAAGAGCTACAAGGACTCAAAAGAAGCAAAGTGAGGCTGAACTGGAAACtgccttagaagaaagtaagaagAAAGTTGCTTCTAAGGAAAAGAAGAAAGTGGTTGATCCTGTTAAGGTAGTTGAAATTGACGAGATAAACCTGGTCCTTCGGGATGAAGAGGAGACAGAAGAAATGGAGGTTGTGACTCTAAAGGCAAAGAAAGACAAGACTTACATAAAGAAGCCTGTTTCAAAAACACGGAGCTATCTACTTTGGCTAAAAAAGGTCTGCATTGAAACCAAGAAAAGTGAAAATAGTGGAGGGAGAAGAATGGagtggaaaagaagaagaagaatacgaTGCTGA